A portion of the Hoplias malabaricus isolate fHopMal1 chromosome 1, fHopMal1.hap1, whole genome shotgun sequence genome contains these proteins:
- the fxyd6 gene encoding FXYD domain-containing ion transport regulator 6, producing the protein METVLFFCSLLVYVAAASDATAQDGKEKKSDPFEYDYESLRIGGLAFAVVLFALGVLLILSRKCRCSFNQKPQRAPGDEEAQAENVMVAKAKETPKAEN; encoded by the exons ATGGAAACAGTCCTCTTCTTCTGTTCACTCCTTGTTTATGTAGCTG CTGCATCCGATGCCACTGCACAAG atggaaaggaaaaaaaatcagatcCATTTGAGTATG ACTATGAAAGTTTGAGGATTGGAGGTCTGGCATTTGCAGTGGTCCTCTTTGCTCTGGGTGTCCTCCTCATACTCA GCCGGAAATGCCGCTGTAGTTTTAATCAGAAACCCCAGAG AGCTCCAGGTGATGAGGAAGCTCAAGCAGAAAACGTGATGGTGGCCAAGG CCAAAGAAACCCCAAAAGCTGAGAACTGA